The following proteins come from a genomic window of Nostoc sp. TCL26-01:
- a CDS encoding MFS transporter, producing the protein MFIDLLGFGIILPILPLYAEQFGAKPHQATLLVAIYSLMQFLFAPLWGRLSDRYGRRPILLITLCGSVIAYTSLGCANTLWILFIARGLAGMMAGNIATAQAYIADITTPAKRSRGMGIIGAAFGLGFILGPAIGGMLTGSDPENANFHLPSLFAAGLSLWALFFAWVLLPESLTSATKAKISAHQQRQKQLNFLQILQRPQFCLLVVIYFLITFAVATMDSTLALWSKQQLNWGPQQTSYLFAFMGIISTIIQGGLIGFLKKHLGEIKLLTLGILGLGLGLLLICYSQSVILLLIATTLIAWGISVSQPILNSLISQMAAPEEQGKILGIANSSSALARIGGPTWAGASFSKFGSSAPFLTGFLVMLVALTLSLRITKSPSLSNAESVT; encoded by the coding sequence GTGTTTATAGACTTACTTGGTTTTGGGATTATTCTACCAATACTACCTTTGTATGCTGAACAATTCGGTGCAAAACCTCATCAAGCGACTCTACTTGTAGCTATTTATTCATTAATGCAGTTCTTATTTGCACCATTATGGGGCAGATTGAGCGATCGCTACGGTCGCCGACCAATTTTATTAATAACTTTATGCGGTTCTGTCATTGCTTACACTAGTTTGGGCTGTGCCAACACTTTATGGATTTTGTTTATTGCGCGTGGTCTGGCGGGGATGATGGCAGGGAATATTGCCACAGCTCAGGCTTACATTGCAGATATTACCACTCCCGCCAAGCGATCGCGTGGCATGGGTATCATCGGTGCAGCTTTTGGTCTTGGCTTCATTCTTGGGCCAGCGATCGGTGGTATGCTGACAGGATCTGATCCAGAAAACGCCAACTTTCATCTCCCATCGTTGTTTGCAGCTGGATTATCTCTATGGGCATTGTTTTTTGCCTGGGTATTACTTCCAGAATCCCTCACTTCGGCAACTAAAGCCAAAATATCAGCTCATCAACAGCGACAGAAACAGCTAAACTTTCTACAAATATTACAACGTCCACAGTTCTGTCTACTTGTGGTTATCTACTTTTTAATTACTTTTGCTGTGGCTACTATGGACTCTACACTAGCTTTATGGTCTAAGCAGCAATTGAACTGGGGCCCGCAACAAACAAGTTATCTTTTTGCCTTCATGGGAATTATCAGCACGATTATTCAAGGAGGACTAATTGGGTTTCTTAAAAAACACTTGGGTGAAATCAAGTTACTAACTTTAGGAATATTAGGATTAGGTTTAGGATTACTGCTCATTTGCTACTCACAAAGCGTAATTTTATTGTTAATTGCTACCACACTTATAGCTTGGGGAATTAGTGTCAGCCAACCAATATTAAATAGCCTGATTTCCCAAATGGCAGCCCCAGAAGAACAAGGGAAAATATTAGGAATCGCTAATTCTAGCTCCGCATTGGCACGTATTGGAGGGCCAACTTGGGCAGGAGCCAGCTTTAGCAAATTTGGTAGTTCTGCTCCTTTTTTGACGGGATTTTTAGTAATGTTAGTAGCTTTAACTCTCAGTTTGCGAATCACTAAAAGCCCATCTCTATCAAATGCAGAAAGTGTTACTTAA
- a CDS encoding ShlB/FhaC/HecB family hemolysin secretion/activation protein, whose amino-acid sequence MLRRQSIVKDESDAELEQKILKTCFSSGWRQQILTISCSLATFLYNYQVVSPTGCTYAQTPDPTSLPTDRTPLPKDVLPPSSESEQLLPPVQLPQQLTPPEDDRDAKFRIDRIEVVGSTVFSAKDFAPITDPFVGREVSFAELLQVKDAISKLYTDHGYVTTGALITPQTVEAGVVKIQVVEGSLSEIKIIGNRRLRSQYIRDRIRLGAGKPLNVPKLLEKLQLLRLDPRLQNLSAELQMGVRPGTNILQVEVEEADTFSLTTTLDNGRSPSVGSFRRGVELQEANLLGFGDTLSVAYANTDGSNTINLNYTLPVNAHNGTVSFGFNQGWNHVIEEPFSVLDIQSNIHSYEVGYRQPLIQKPTQELAVGLSFSRQESQTELGLDNIGGFALSPGADDNGKTNISALRFTQEYTQRSTQQVFAARSQFSLGVNWLGTNVNQDEPDSRFFAWRGQTQWVRQLAPQTLFLARGDMQLAATSLVPLEQFGLGGQLSVRGYRQDTLLTDNGFLFSAEFRLPILRASKLGGVLQLTPFIDVGKGWNTKGENPSPSTLVGTGLGLLWQQGDDFSARLDWGIPLTSVEGEKRSLQENGLYFSVRYSPF is encoded by the coding sequence ATGCTGAGAAGGCAAAGTATAGTTAAAGATGAGAGTGATGCAGAACTTGAGCAAAAAATATTAAAAACCTGTTTTAGTTCGGGTTGGAGACAGCAAATTCTCACAATCAGTTGTAGTTTAGCTACATTCTTGTATAACTATCAGGTAGTGTCTCCGACTGGCTGCACTTATGCTCAAACACCTGATCCTACATCCTTACCTACCGATCGCACTCCCTTACCTAAAGATGTGCTACCGCCATCATCTGAGTCAGAGCAATTACTTCCTCCGGTGCAATTACCACAGCAGCTAACTCCTCCGGAGGATGATCGTGATGCTAAGTTTCGGATTGATCGCATTGAAGTTGTTGGTAGTACAGTTTTCTCAGCAAAAGATTTTGCCCCTATTACAGACCCTTTTGTGGGAAGAGAGGTATCATTTGCAGAGTTATTGCAAGTCAAAGATGCTATCAGTAAGCTCTACACTGATCATGGCTATGTCACTACTGGAGCTTTAATTACACCGCAGACAGTAGAAGCTGGGGTGGTGAAAATTCAGGTAGTCGAAGGTAGTTTGTCAGAAATCAAAATCATCGGCAACAGACGATTGCGTAGTCAATACATTCGCGATCGCATTCGCCTCGGTGCTGGTAAACCTCTGAATGTGCCAAAGTTACTAGAAAAGCTACAATTACTGCGTCTTGATCCACGGTTGCAAAACTTGTCGGCGGAGTTACAGATGGGTGTACGTCCCGGGACTAACATCTTACAAGTAGAGGTTGAAGAAGCCGATACGTTTTCGCTCACAACAACTTTAGATAATGGGCGATCGCCTAGTGTCGGTAGTTTCCGTCGGGGTGTGGAGTTGCAAGAAGCCAATTTACTGGGCTTTGGTGATACCCTGAGTGTGGCATATGCTAATACCGATGGCAGTAATACGATCAATCTCAATTATACATTACCAGTGAATGCTCACAATGGTACTGTCTCCTTTGGGTTTAACCAGGGATGGAACCACGTGATTGAAGAACCATTCAGCGTCCTGGATATTCAATCAAACATCCACTCCTATGAAGTTGGCTATCGACAACCACTCATCCAAAAGCCTACCCAAGAATTAGCCGTGGGGTTATCATTCTCGCGCCAAGAAAGCCAAACTGAGTTAGGTCTAGATAATATTGGTGGGTTTGCTTTATCGCCTGGTGCAGATGACAACGGCAAAACCAATATTTCGGCCTTACGCTTCACGCAAGAGTATACCCAACGCAGTACTCAACAAGTTTTCGCCGCGCGATCGCAATTTAGTTTAGGTGTCAATTGGTTGGGGACAAATGTCAATCAAGATGAACCAGATAGCCGCTTTTTTGCTTGGCGGGGACAGACACAATGGGTACGACAGTTAGCACCACAAACTTTGTTTTTAGCCAGGGGTGATATGCAACTTGCCGCAACTTCTCTCGTACCCCTAGAGCAATTTGGGCTTGGTGGACAGCTGAGTGTGCGGGGCTATCGCCAGGATACATTACTGACAGACAATGGTTTTTTGTTTTCGGCAGAATTTCGCTTGCCGATTTTGCGTGCTTCTAAACTCGGAGGAGTTTTACAACTGACACCATTTATCGATGTGGGCAAAGGTTGGAATACAAAGGGTGAAAATCCATCACCCAGTACCTTGGTAGGTACTGGATTAGGATTGTTGTGGCAACAAGGTGATGACTTTTCAGCTCGTTTGGATTGGGGAATACCCTTAACATCAGTAGAAGGAGAGAAGCGATCGCTCCAAGAAAATGGGCTATATTTTTCAGTACGCTATTCGCCGTTTTGA
- a CDS encoding S-layer family protein: MKASGFGWYLVNVICTTGMLWWCGFANAQVSADGSLKTTVSQSGNDFIITNGDRIGNNLFHSFSQFSIPTNGSVSFQNASDIHNIFSRVTGGNLSHIDGLIQANGHANLFLLNPSGIMFGPNASLNISGSFIGTTANSIKFSDGIEFSAVNSQADTLLTINVPIGLQMGNSPSSIQVQGTGHSLNTNSDLAPVNRIPSPTELKVKPGQTLALVGGNLNLNGATLTAEQGRIALGSLGSAGLVDLIPTTQGYMLGYSSGQSFSDIQLAQKSLLDVSGFNAGSVQLQGRNIQFTDGSLVLAQNYGNLASGDIRIQASAAIDIIGVTSDSKIRSGIRSEALNTGDGANINIITPRLTLQQGSGINNLTYGIANSGKIQMAASAVEISGFSPLNPSSVSSISTITNGVGSASDVFVNSNSLLVAGGASLSSTTFGSGSSGKVTIHNQNTTVMGESPFGLYSNISITTFATGNTQDLTLNTGKLQILAGGTVGSSAFFVGNGGNVNINATEAIAISGKSPNNNSSINSAAIRLSPQLRQLFGLPDMLTANAGSVSINTPNLILTDSGTVSVTSQGTGNGGNLNITADIIQLKNQGLIQAQTESGNGGNIGLQVGKLLLLRDNSQITATAGGNGNGGNISINAPIITGLENSDIFANALQGRGGNIQITTQGIIGLQYRPQITDENDITASSEFGVSGTVQINHIGIDADSGLVELPENVTDPSQQIASGCSANQGSRFVATGRGGIPQNPVLEVRSDIYNELRLSTWSDIRNLTTYRTTTNVTAPTPALQQMPLQATSWHRNTQGKIELVADQSSIQAQQQLTCAAVFPS, encoded by the coding sequence ATGAAGGCATCCGGTTTTGGTTGGTACTTGGTGAATGTAATTTGCACAACTGGGATGCTTTGGTGGTGCGGCTTTGCCAATGCCCAAGTTAGTGCCGATGGTAGTCTCAAAACCACTGTTTCGCAAAGCGGCAATGATTTTATTATCACTAATGGCGATCGCATAGGCAACAACCTTTTCCACAGTTTTAGCCAATTCTCTATTCCTACCAATGGTTCTGTATCTTTCCAGAATGCCTCAGATATTCACAATATTTTTAGCCGTGTGACGGGGGGTAATCTTTCCCATATTGATGGTTTAATTCAAGCTAATGGTCATGCTAATTTATTTTTGCTCAATCCTAGTGGCATCATGTTTGGGCCTAATGCCAGCCTGAATATTAGTGGTTCGTTTATTGGCACGACAGCCAATAGTATTAAATTTAGTGATGGCATTGAGTTTAGTGCAGTTAATTCCCAAGCTGACACATTATTAACCATCAATGTGCCGATTGGACTGCAAATGGGTAATAGTCCTTCATCAATACAAGTCCAAGGTACAGGACATAGCTTAAATACTAATAGTGATTTGGCTCCTGTGAATCGCATTCCCAGTCCCACAGAACTCAAGGTAAAACCTGGACAAACCCTGGCATTGGTGGGTGGTAATTTGAATTTAAATGGGGCAACTTTGACGGCGGAACAAGGGCGAATTGCATTAGGTAGTCTCGGTAGTGCAGGACTAGTTGATTTGATACCTACTACTCAGGGTTATATGTTGGGGTATAGTTCTGGACAAAGCTTTAGTGACATTCAATTAGCCCAGAAATCATTATTAGATGTCAGTGGATTTAATGCAGGTTCCGTTCAACTGCAAGGACGAAATATTCAATTCACTGATGGTTCCCTGGTGTTAGCGCAAAATTATGGCAATCTAGCTAGTGGAGACATTCGCATTCAAGCATCAGCTGCGATCGATATTATTGGTGTGACATCTGACAGCAAAATTCGCAGTGGTATTCGCTCTGAAGCTTTAAACACAGGAGATGGTGCGAATATCAATATCATCACTCCTCGCTTGACGCTCCAGCAAGGTTCAGGCATCAATAACTTAACATACGGCATAGCTAACAGTGGCAAAATTCAGATGGCAGCATCAGCAGTAGAGATATCGGGCTTCTCTCCTCTCAATCCCAGTAGTGTATCCAGTATTTCTACGATTACAAATGGTGTTGGTTCAGCAAGTGATGTTTTTGTCAATAGTAATAGTTTATTGGTTGCCGGTGGAGCCTCATTGTCGTCAACGACATTTGGCAGTGGTTCTAGTGGAAAGGTGACAATTCACAATCAAAACACTACCGTTATGGGGGAAAGCCCTTTTGGACTCTATAGCAACATTAGTATTACTACCTTTGCTACTGGAAATACCCAAGATTTAACACTGAATACTGGGAAATTACAAATTTTAGCTGGTGGCACAGTTGGCTCATCAGCATTTTTTGTGGGTAATGGTGGAAATGTGAACATCAATGCCACAGAAGCGATCGCCATTAGTGGTAAAAGTCCTAATAATAACAGTAGCATCAACTCGGCTGCTATCCGGTTGAGTCCGCAATTACGGCAATTATTTGGTTTACCAGATATGCTGACAGCGAATGCAGGTAGTGTCAGCATTAATACACCCAACCTGATCCTGACAGATAGTGGGACTGTGAGTGTAACTAGTCAAGGTACTGGCAATGGTGGCAATTTGAATATCACCGCAGATATCATCCAATTAAAAAATCAAGGTTTAATTCAAGCCCAAACCGAATCTGGCAATGGTGGTAACATCGGCTTACAAGTTGGCAAGTTATTGCTGCTACGAGACAATAGCCAAATCACTGCTACAGCAGGCGGTAATGGTAATGGCGGTAATATCAGTATCAATGCACCCATAATTACTGGATTAGAAAATAGCGATATTTTTGCCAACGCTCTCCAAGGACGTGGCGGGAATATTCAAATCACCACACAGGGAATCATCGGTTTACAATATCGTCCTCAAATTACAGATGAAAATGATATTACGGCTAGTTCGGAATTTGGTGTCAGTGGTACAGTTCAAATTAATCACATCGGCATTGATGCTGATTCTGGCTTAGTTGAGTTGCCAGAAAATGTCACTGACCCATCACAACAAATAGCTAGTGGCTGTTCTGCAAATCAAGGGAGTCGTTTTGTCGCCACGGGACGCGGTGGAATACCACAAAATCCAGTTTTAGAAGTGAGGAGCGATATTTACAACGAACTACGCTTAAGTACTTGGTCAGATATCCGCAATCTGACTACATACCGCACCACTACGAATGTGACAGCACCAACACCCGCACTGCAACAGATGCCGCTTCAAGCTACTTCCTGGCATCGTAACACCCAAGGCAAAATTGAGTTAGTTGCAGATCAATCTTCAATTCAGGCACAGCAACAATTAACCTGTGCTGCGGTTTTTCCAAGCTAA
- a CDS encoding type II toxin-antitoxin system RelE/ParE family toxin gives MFRKLSQELQDRIQTKIDDLAIEPRPNGVKKLKGEENSYRIRVGDYRVIYDIFDDVLLVSVVSVGHRSEVYKDES, from the coding sequence ATGTTTAGAAAACTATCTCAAGAATTGCAAGACCGCATACAAACTAAAATAGATGACTTAGCAATAGAACCACGTCCCAACGGAGTAAAAAAGTTAAAAGGTGAAGAAAATTCCTATCGAATTAGAGTAGGCGACTATCGCGTTATCTACGATATTTTCGATGATGTTTTATTGGTAAGTGTTGTGTCAGTCGGACATCGTAGCGAGGTATATAAAGATGAAAGTTGA